One window from the genome of Solea solea chromosome 2, fSolSol10.1, whole genome shotgun sequence encodes:
- the LOC131474847 gene encoding olfactory receptor 11H4-like — protein MSFEPMYILLCTFCINGLYGTAGFYPKFLWDLLSPVHVISYSGCLVQAQVMYSFACGDLSILAVMAYDRYVAICRPLEYHCVMSRQRVLKLVCFSWLTPFCIIGTNISLTARLKLCSPYIPRLFCVNWIIVSLACFPAEVVVSSIVAYITILIYVFHGVFIVWSYMYLIKTCVHSAENRAKFMQTCVPHLVSLTTFLLTILFDVMNMRFASTKLPQTLQNVLAIEFLVIPPLMNPLIYGFKLTKIRNIILGHVTRRKRVNF, from the coding sequence ATGTCCTTTGAACCAATGTATATTCTGCTCTGCACTTTTTGCATCAACGGACTTTACGGGACAGCAGGTTTCTATCCCAAATTTCTGTGGGATCTGCTCTCTCCTGTTCATGTCATCTCTTACTCTGGATGCCTCGTTCAAGCTCAAGTGATGTACTCTTTTGCCTGTGGTGATCTCTCTATTCTTGCCGTCATGGCATATGACAGATATGTGGCCATATGTCGACCTCTAGAGTACCACTGTGTCATGTCCAGGCAAAGGGTTTTAAAGTTAGTGTGTTTCTCTTGGTTAACACCGTTCTGTATTATAGGCACAAACATTTCTCTGACAGCACGGCTGAAGTTGTGCAGCCCTTATATTCCCAGACTCTTTTGTGTGAACTGGATTATTGTCTCCCTTGCTTGTTTCCCAGCCGAAGTTGTTGTTAGCAGTATAGTTGCATACATCACAATActcatttatgtatttcatgGTGTTTTCATTGTTTGGTCCTACATGTACCTCATCAAAACCTGTGTGCATTCTGCAGAAAACAGGGCAAAGTTCATGCAGACGTGTGTGCCACATTTGGTCTCCTTAACAACTTTTCTTTTGACAATTCTCTTTGATGTTATGAATATGCGATTTGCCTCAACAAAATTACCTCAAACTCTCCAAAATGTTCTTGCAATAGAGTTTCTTGTCATTCCTCCGCTCATGAATCCTCTCATCTATGGTTTCAAATTGACCAAAATTCGAAACATAATTCTGGGACATGTTACTCGTAGAAAAAGAGTAAACTTTTAG